The Odocoileus virginianus isolate 20LAN1187 ecotype Illinois chromosome 2, Ovbor_1.2, whole genome shotgun sequence genomic interval CCACCAAACTCAGCAGCTCCCTGGGCCGCTCCTCTGGGAGGCGTGTCCGAGCATCACTGGAGACTTCTGGGGGCTCAGGCAGCAGTCCCATCTTGCTTCCCACTCCGGCTGTGGGGTAAGCACCTATAGTCCTGCCTGGCCCTCAGCTGGCTACTGGCGATCTCTGAGTTGTGTTGAGCATGCATAGCCTATTTTCCATGGCTGCCAGGACATGCAGACAGATATGAATGAGCAGTGGACACATACTGGGAGGCACTCTGGCCCATACCTCAGGTACTTCAAACAGCCAACTGAGAAGACCAGCAGGAATGCAGGAAGAGCTAGGTTCTGGGGTCTTCACTGCTTTTGCAGCAACAGATACACCTTATGTGGAGATAACAGTGCCCCTGGCTACAGCAGAATAGCCCAGGTTCTGTGGTGTTGCCTACAGGCCCCTGGAGGCACCTGTTAGACTCATTGGGTCTCTGAGGAGCAGTTTGAGAACCTTGCAGGTAATGAACAGACTGCTTATTTTGGAAACAGATGCAGATTCAAATTCAAGTTCTACCACCTCTATTTTATTTTGGGGCAGAGTTCTTAACCTCTTTAAGCCTCCAGCTGCTTTGTCTATTAACTAAAGAATGCCACCaacctcacagggctgttgtggGAATACAGTGGGATAACACATTTAAAGCACAGGCCCCAGCACTTAGCGGGAGTACAGTAACTGACTGTCTCAACCCCTGTGGGGGGAGGCAAGCTAGTTTTCTGTGGGGCAGCCCTGCTCAGCTCTCGCAGCTCTCGCCACCCTGCTTGCCCCTCACTTGGCTGCTGCCCACCTCTCTGTCCTGCAGTGGTCCTCGTTACCACCTCTTGGCTCACACCACACTCACCCTAGCAGCTGTGCAGGATGGGTTCCGCACACACGACCTCACCCTCGCCACTGCtggtgagtatgtgtgtgtgggggcgcTGGGTGGCGAGAAGAGGGGCTGTCAGAGGGTCCCCTTCACATTGCCCACCTCACCTGCCCTCCCCGCAGAGGAGAACCCTGCCTGGCTGCCCCTTTATGGCAGTGTGTGTTGCCGCCTGGTGGCTCAGCCCCTCTGCATGACTCAGCCTACCGCAAGTGGTGCCCTCAGGGTGCAGGTGAGGggcccgggggagggggagggaagtgggagaagacagaggagagccaggccacccaggaatcaaagagCTGTGGAGGAAGGAGGGGCGTGGTAAGATGGAAGGAGGGTAAGATAGGAGGGCGGGCAGAAAGGAGTCATTTTTCTGTGGGGGGCTGGGAAGAAGGGTGTTGGGGGTGTGATTCCCCCAGGAAACCTTGGGTCATTTATGCAGCAAGCTGGGGAGCCGCAGGACTGGGTGCAAGTTCACGGAGTCCTGAAAGGCACAAACCTCTTCTGTTACCGGCAACCTGAGGACACAGCCCCTGGGGCCGAGCCGCTGTTTACTATCGCAATCAACAAGGTGAGGAGTCTCTGGTGGTGAAGCCATCACGTGCCAGGGTTCGGGAACCTCTCCACCGGGCCCCAGGAGGGTGGGCACAGAGACCTCAGAGAGATCAAAGCTAGCTTCCTGCCCCCAACAGCACCACACCCAGCTTCAGGGCCAGGGAAGCCGAGGGACCTTGTTTTCCCCACCAGCATCACTGAAAATGACTGTCCCTTCTACCAGCAGCCTCAGCCCCTGCCGAGTGTCAGAGAGGGTTCTATTGCCAATTTAGGACTCTTCACCCTCCTCCCATCTTTCTTCAGATTCCAGTCTGCATCTCCTTTACCCTTTCCTGGTTTTCTCTCCCAGCCCAAGTCCAAGGACCTTCTTTGTTTCCTAGCCCTTGTGCTGGCATTCCTGCCGACTTTTATAAATTGAGGGGCCTTCGTGTCCCTGTTCCTGCCTGCCTCCTCACCTTCCCTGCCTTGCTCTATCCCTCCTTTCGTGTCTCCATCTGCTCCTTTTCCTGACTAAGGATGACTTGTTTCATTCCAGTCctttcttgccatttctttccacGCTGGTCAGTAGGAGGCAAATGAGAGGGCTTGGTGAAAGCTCCACCAGCTCTGCCTTCTAAGGGTAGGGATGACCAAGCCTGCCTGATGTCACTGCTGACTCCTGTGACCACGGTGAAGGTGGAAGCAGATCTTGGATTTCTCCTACAGGACACTCAAGTCCGGGCAGAGGAGCTGGGCCAGGCAGCCGGCGGGCCCTTCACCCTGAGCATCAGGAAccaggatggggaggaagaggtGACGCACACTCTTCAGGCGGAGAGTCGGGGAGCCCTGCAGAGCTGGATGGAGGCTCTGTGGCAGCTTTTCTTTGACATGAGTAAGAGGAGGGGTCTGGATCGGGGCTTGCtatttttaccaaaataaaattatttgataattcttataattaaaaattatataactaaTACAATATTAATTATACTAATTCTTATAATAATACAATACTTTTTGAAATGAGCATATTTCAAGAATGTGTGGAAGGGAATGTAGCAGGGGAGAAGGCAGCCCACCCCCTCAATGCTCTCCCCTCAGGTCAGTGgaagcagtgctgtgatgaaataatgaaaattgaAACACCTGCTCCTCGGAAACCACCCCAAGTGCTGGCCAAGCAGAGGTCCTTGTACCATGAAATGGGTGAGTGGAAGTGCACTGTGGGATCCTCATGGGAAGTTGCATTGGGGGCTTCAAGGGAACCCAGAtaatggagacacagagaaagcACACTGTGGGCGAAGGCAGAGCTCTGGGGACCCAAGTCCCACCCAggattcctttcccttctccaactcTTCTTAAAGTCACCTCCACCAAAGTTCAAGCAAAACTCTGTAGAACCAGACTCATTTCATGgatttgttttcctaattttttctttcctgtttcccttTCTGCATGCGGATTCCTGTCTCTTCCTCTGACCCTTCACTTGTCTGGCAATGCTttaattttcctcctctttcttggtTTCTTCACCTACTTCTGCCTACTCTCCTCTCCCTGTCCACCTGCTCCGCCCACGTGCCACAGTCTCATCAgaacctgtggctcctggggGCCCCCGTGAGGGGCTCTTCCTGCAGGATAATGCAGTCTCAGCTGAGATCCGGGCTCTGCTTTCCTCCTCTGACAATGACGGGTGATGCTCAGGGCTGAGTAGCTCTGGGGCCCAAGCTCTGACTCCCCTCCCCTCAATCCCTTCCTgatgccacagctattgagccgcTGGATGACATCGCAGCGGTGACAGACATCCTGGCCCAGCGGGAGGGTGCGAGGCTGGAGACGCCCCCACCCTGGCTAGCAATGTTTACAGACCAGCCTGCCTTGCCTGGCCCCTGCTCACCTGCTTCAGTGGCCCCGGCTCCAGCCCGGATCCATTCCTTGCCCTGGGGGAGACCCCGAACATTCTCTCTGGATGCTGTCCCCCCAGACCACTCCCCTGGGGCTTCTCGCTTGGTTGCCCCTCGCCCCCTGCAGCGGTCCCCACGGTCCAGAGGCCTCTGTGCCAAAGGCCCACCCCACACTTGGCTCCAGTCACCAGTGTGAGGGAAAAGGTGCTGGCAACAGGATCTGGCCAGAAGAGGAGAAGATCTGTGTGCAGCTGGGCTCTGGATTCAGCACTGTTTCGGGCAGGTTGACCAGCTTGGCCTCCCCTTCCTTTGCTGGAGTCGGGGCAGGCTGAGAAGGGGTAGCAGAAGCCCCTTTAAGCTGTGGTTGCCACGGTGCTGAGGGACTCGTTCCCAGGGCTGGCTGGGACCCCCTAAACCCTTCCTGGGAGAAAACTGGAACCAACCCTGCCTTACCTCCCTGCATTAACCAGCTTTGAGAATGGCACTGAAGAGCCCTGGGAGGGAACACACTTCCCTCGTGACTTTTACATTGaccattaaaattatttaacatcaCCCTTCACCTGGTTGTTGAGGACAGATTGCCTCTTGACTTGGTCAGGACCCGCCATAGCCCCTTATCCCTGGAGCTTAGTTCCCTAGTTGTGAAATATGACCATGAGATTGAATAATCAGACAAGGGCTGGGTGGAGGGGAGTACTTTATAAATACCACAGGGAAACAGAGGGCTGCTCTTCTCTTACATGCTGCTGAATCTCAGGATCTCAGCAAGGTCATAGCCAGTCACAGCAAAGGAGCTGCCTGAGAGGTCACAAAATCGGGCACCACAGATCTGGGTGTCAGGCACACACTCGCCATGACAGTGTTCCACCTGGGAGAGAAGACAGCTGCTCAGGGCCTGTGGCCTCATCCTCGGGCCTCGTTCCACTCCTCTTATGACACATACCTCAATGTAGCCATCCTCTGGGTTTCTGCTCAGCTTCCAGATGTGTATGAAGGTGTCTTCAGCCGCAGAGAGTAGCTATTTTAAAGAAAGGCAAGGAGGACCAGTGGGAGTCAGAATGTGCTGACAGAGGGCTGGTACAGGCTGTAAAGCCCAGTCCAggtgcctggggagggggctacCCTGAGAGGCAGAGACAAGTCTGTGGAGTGCCTCTCAACATCCCAGCGCCAGGAAACAAGGGTATGCAAGGACAGAGCTGGAGACTGACCTTGCCCGCCTCAGGAGCCAGGTCCAGGGCACAGACGGCCCGGGCATGGGCGCTGATCTGGACGTGTAAAGTTCCTGTGCTGGCTTCATACAGACGCACCTGCCCGTTCCCATAGCCTGCTGCCACGGTCCCCTGCCACAGCTGCACAGAAGAACACGGGGCCCTGCAAGGGCGACATCGCACTTTGATTTCCCAGACCTCAGCCTGCTCCCCACCTTGAAGCTGCCTCAGGAAGGTCCTCAGCCCCCTTCTGCCTCACCTACCCGAATCCTGGAATCTGGGTCAGTAATTTGAATTTGGGCCCTGATCTCCAGACACACAGCAACCCCGAGTCATCTGCTGTCACAGTGTCAGCCACGCAGTCCTGAGGGGAAAGGCAGGATTAGCCCTTTTTCCTCCCGGCTGGGTCCTGTAtacagggcaggaggggaagggaggcagtATTTGCATCTTTGCCTCTCCAGGGAAATGGGAAGATGTGGAGCCATCATTGGCTCAAAGGGTCTCTTGGAAGCATTAAATGCTTTCATTGTATTCCTTATAGAGTCTGACTCCCTACCCCAACCCCAGCACACATCCTGTGTGTTAGGGGATGTAATTGTCCTCATTGGATGAATGATGAAACTAGGCCACAATATCAGGACCTTCTGGAAGTCTTGCACTGAGCCAGTCATAGTCATGACCAGACTCTGGGACTCTAACTCCCCAACCCAGGTAGCCAGCAGAACCCAAGGGCCCAACTCTCTGCCAGGTGTAGTGTAGCATAGGAATTATAAGATACATGCCCTGTTTTCAAGAGGTTTACAATCTAATCAGGGAAATAAGAGTTGTCTTTACGGGCAGTGTCAATTCAGGGTTCAGCTAAGGGAGATGAGTGGGGGCTAGAAGAGGGGGAAGGCTTCTAGGAGAGGGCAGCACCGGAGGTGGGCCTCAATAGGGGGGCCTCGCCAAAGTTCAGAGAAGGAAGCCACACATGTCAGAGCTGGAAAGCAACTCAGAAACCATCAGTCCCAACTCCTCCATTCACACCAGGATCATAAAGTGTGGGCAAACTATTAAGTACCATGTAAAGGTAAGGTATTTCGGGACTCATCACTGGACCTGAGGTTGCTAAATCTTAGCAAAGTGCactaatttgcccaaagtcatgcaGCTGTTTAGCGGCAAAGCCAaggcttgaacccaggtcccctgcttcCCCAAGGTGGGGAAGGCCCTCAGATTCACTGGAACAGGTAGGGGGGATCCACTCACCTGTCCCTGGGCAGGCTCGGTGGCAATGTCTGTGATTGGTGTCTGGTGCCTTGCCAGCTCTTCACTCAGTACAATGTTGGGACCCTTGGTGGGGATGTCAAACACCAGGACCCGGCCTGACCATGTTCCTGCAGAACCAGTGCTCCACTGATGCCTTCCTGATCCTCCCAGATCTCCTGCCACCATGCTCAGCCCTCCCTCCATCCCAGAAACCTTAGTAACAAACCCACCTCTCACTGTGCCAACAGCCCCACTCCCAACATTCACTGCCCTTTTCCTATACCATCCTGCCCCTCTGAACCCCTCCATGGCTTTTTGGGAGTTTCTCAGACCCTCCTTCGCTCCCAGCTCTCTAACACCCCACAATTTCCTCAGACCTTCAGCAGCATCCTGGTCAAAGCCCAACTCCCCTATACCTCAGCACTCTCCAATGCCCTGCCTTTGGCCCCCTCACCCACACAGATGTAGTGGCCACTGGCAGCAATTCCTCGGGCAAACACGGCCTGCACTAGTGTGACAGGGGAAAATGATTAGAAGTATTATCCCCCCGAGCCCCAGCAAACACTCCTACCCCAACCCCGTCTTGCAGGTACCTAGAGAGGCATCTCCAGCGTCCAGTGCATGCCAGTAGACCATGACGGAGCCATCAGACTCATACATCTGAAAGACCAGGGCAAGGATGGGGTCATAACCCAGCTGACCTTTGCTGCGCTCTGTACCAGCTACTCCACATACGCATGTTAACCTCAGCCTGTTTAGTCCTCAGAATTACCCTGGGAGGGAGGCGCTTCTTTTAGAAGCGCACAGAAGGCAGTCAGGCTCTGAGAAGTTCActaaattgcccaaggtcacacaattaaTAAAAGGGCAGATATTGGAGATGGCACTTAAAAACTGGACAACAAGGAAGGTATGAAGATGAGAAATGAGGCGGCTAAGCATGAGAACAGCTTGGAAATGTTTAGAAGTaagatcactgggttgggaagatcccctggagaaagaaatggcaacccactccagtattcttgcctggagaatcccatggacagaggcgcctggcgggctacagtccaaggggtcgctaagagtctgacacgactgggagacagcacacaaacacacactagGGGCTCTGGAGAGAAGCTGAGAAGACTCTAgcaggggagggcaggaaggTCCTCTTCTTACTTGTATTCCTCGATGAGAGGTGAGTACCAGCAATACTCGGAAAGGGAGCACACACCAGTGGATCTAGAGGGAGATGAATCAGAGTAAGAAGCAGTCAGAGCAGAGGACATGAGGACTCGGAAGTGTGGAAACACaagatggtcagggaaggcctatTCCTTGAGGTTTGGAGAGGAAGTACCCGGTTCTAGGTAGGGCGGGGGGTTCAGCAACACCACTCCCAGCTCCACGCCTCACCTGGGTGATAAGTGGGGGGCTCACTCCAGCGCCCTCCTTAGCGTGGAGCTGGCGCTGGGCCAAGGGCGCACCCTCTGGAGCAGCGCTGAGCAGCTGGGCGCTGGGTCCATGGACCACTCCAAAATGAGTGAGGCTGCGGGTGGGCAGCGGCAGCACACTGAGGTTGTTGCACAGGGCGGCCGCCGAGCCTCGAAGCGGGATGGAGCGCTCCCGGCGGAACATTCTTGGGGAGAGACGTTCGATCCCAGGCGCGCGGAAAGCAGAAGACAGCCGAGATTCCTATGGGGGCTTGAGGGTGGGGTGGTGCTGACATGAGGCACTGGGAAAGCCCCCGGCGACTGGGTCGTGTGTGAATGAGCCTCGGGGATGGTGATGGGGGTTGGTGGTCACATGGTGTGGGAAGGGTATCGCGGAGCTGGCGAGGGGAACCCTAGGGCTGAGTCATGAGGTGATGGGGGGGGAACCCCAGAGGAGGAATGGTGATGGCCCACGACCCAGGGGCCCCAAGAGCCCGAGTCAAGGCAGGATGAAGCAGGGTAGCCCCTAGGCTCTTTCTCCCTCAGCCTGGCTCCCCGAAGCCCCCGGACCAGGTCAGAGTTCACACCAGCAGCTCCGAGACTCCAGAAGCGTTCGGTCTCTCCGAATCCGCCGCCACCATAGAGACGACGCACGTACGCACGGCCGTTGGGAGGGGTGAACTACCCTAACGTGCGACGCGCGGCAGGCGCGGCTGCCGGGGCAACTGTGGGTGGGGCGAGCCTCCGCGCGGCGCGGTTGCCTAGGAGACCGATGGGCTGCAGCAGCAGCTGCCGCTGGACAGGAAAGCTGCTGGAGCCTGGTGGTTGAAGTTACAGTTGAGGCGATGGCGCACGAAGGCCCGGTGAGCTTTAGCTCAGCTGAGGGTGGCCCAGAGCGGGGTTAAGACCGTTAAGACCTGTGTCCGGAACCGTGGGCCAGCTCTGTGCCACCCGGCATCCCCCTTCACGCGGGCGTTCAAGATGACCGAGAAAGCCATGTCGGTGCACTAGAACAGAAAACCTGCACCTGCGCCTGCAGCACGCGCACTCACAAGCATTGTCACACTTGGAGCCTGAGGGGAGGGGGTTAAATGGGTGATGAAGAGCCCAAGAACAATAAGTGACTTTGGCAAGAGTTAATGCATTTAATGAGTCTCTTATATTGAggtactcatttattttttttcccatttatttttattagttggaggctaattactttacaacattgcagtggtttttgtcatacattgaaatgaattagccatggatttacatgtattccccatcccggtcccccctcccacctccctctccaccccatccctttgggtcttcccagtgcaccaggcttgagcacttgtctcatgcatccaacctgggctggtgatctgtttcaccctagatatacatgtttcgatgctgttctcttgaaacatcccaccctcgccttctcccacagagtccaaaagtctgttctatacatctgagtctctttttctttttttgcatatagggttatcgttaccatctttctaaattccatatatatgtgttagtatactgtaatggtctttatctttctggcttacttcgctctgtataatgggctccagtttcatccatctcattagaactgattcaaatgaattctttttaatggctgagtaatattccatggtgtgtatgtaccacagcttcctcatccattcgtctgctgatgggcatctaggttgcttccatgtcctggctattataaacagtgctgcgatgaacattggggtgcacgtgtctctttcggatctggtttcctcagtgtgtatgcctagaagtggtattgctgggtcatatgacagatctatttccagctttttaagaaatctccacactgttttccatagtggctgtactaatttgcattcccaccaacagtgtaagagggttcccttttctccacaccctctccagcatttattgcttgtagacttttggatagcagccatcctgactggtgtgtaatggtacctcattgtggttttgatttgcatttctctgataatgagtgatgttgagcatcttttcatgtgtttttttgccatccatatgtcttcattggagaaatgtctgtttagttctttggcccattttttgattgggtcatttatttttctggagttgagctggaggagttgcttgtatatttttgagattaatcctttgtctgttgcttcgtttgctattattttctcccaatctgagggctgtcttttcaccttgcttatagtctcctttgttgtacaaaagcttttaagtttcattaggtcccatttgtttatttttgcttttgtttctaaaattctgggatgtgggtcatagaggatcctgctgcgaTTTaagttggagagtgttttgcctatgttctcctctaggagttttatagtttctggtcttacatttagatctttaatccattttgagtttatttttgtgtatggtgttagaaagtgttctagtttcattcttttacaggtggttgaccagttttcccagcaccacttgttaaagaggttgtcttttttccattgtatatccttgcttcctttgtcgaagataaggtgaccataggttcgtggatttatctctgggctttctattctgttccattgatctatatttctgtctttgtgccagtaccatactgtcttgatgactgtggctttgtagtatagtctgaagtcaggcaggttgattcctccagttccattcttctttctcaaggttactttggctattcgaggttttttgtatttccatacaaattgtgaaattatttgttctagttc includes:
- the RTKN gene encoding rhotekin isoform X4, encoding MFSRNHRSRVTVARGSALEMEFKRGRFRLSLLSDPPEDTELQRKLDHEIRMREGACKLLAACSQREQALEATKSLLVCNSRILNYMGELQRRKEAQVLKKTGRRPSDSGPPTERSPCRGQICISDLRIPLMWKDTEYFKNKGDLHRWAVFLLLQIGEHIQDTEMILVDRTLTDISFQNNVLFAEAGPDFELRLELYGACVEEEGALAGAPKRLATKLSSSLGRSSGRRVRASLETSGGSGSSPILLPTPAVGGPRYHLLAHTTLTLAAVQDGFRTHDLTLATAEENPAWLPLYGSVCCRLVAQPLCMTQPTASGALRVQQAGEPQDWVQVHGVLKGTNLFCYRQPEDTAPGAEPLFTIAINKDTQVRAEELGQAAGGPFTLSIRNQDGEEEVTHTLQAESRGALQSWMEALWQLFFDMSQWKQCCDEIMKIETPAPRKPPQVLAKQRSLYHEMVSSEPVAPGGPREGLFLQDNAVSAEIRALLSSSDNDG
- the RTKN gene encoding rhotekin isoform X3, which translates into the protein MQDRLHILEDLNMLYIRQMALSLEDTELQRKLDHEIRMREGACKLLAACSQREQALEATKSLLVCNSRILNYMGELQRRKEAQVLKKTGRRPSDSGPPTERSPCRGQICISDLRIPLMWKDTEYFKNKGDLHRWAVFLLLQIGEHIQDTEMILVDRTLTDISFQNNVLFAEAGPDFELRLELYGACVEEEGALAGAPKRLATKLSSSLGRSSGRRVRASLETSGGSGSSPILLPTPAVGGPRYHLLAHTTLTLAAVQDGFRTHDLTLATAEENPAWLPLYGSVCCRLVAQPLCMTQPTASGALRVQQAGEPQDWVQVHGVLKGTNLFCYRQPEDTAPGAEPLFTIAINKDTQVRAEELGQAAGGPFTLSIRNQDGEEEVTHTLQAESRGALQSWMEALWQLFFDMSQWKQCCDEIMKIETPAPRKPPQVLAKQRSLYHEMAIEPLDDIAAVTDILAQREGARLETPPPWLAMFTDQPALPGPCSPASVAPAPARIHSLPWGRPRTFSLDAVPPDHSPGASRLVAPRPLQRSPRSRGLCAKGPPHTWLQSPV
- the RTKN gene encoding rhotekin isoform X2 codes for the protein MLVCNPHSDLRGGDYCILTAQVRRLKLKKFSDSQGSTDTELQRKLDHEIRMREGACKLLAACSQREQALEATKSLLVCNSRILNYMGELQRRKEAQVLKKTGRRPSDSGPPTERSPCRGQICISDLRIPLMWKDTEYFKNKGDLHRWAVFLLLQIGEHIQDTEMILVDRTLTDISFQNNVLFAEAGPDFELRLELYGACVEEEGALAGAPKRLATKLSSSLGRSSGRRVRASLETSGGSGSSPILLPTPAVGGPRYHLLAHTTLTLAAVQDGFRTHDLTLATAEENPAWLPLYGSVCCRLVAQPLCMTQPTASGALRVQQAGEPQDWVQVHGVLKGTNLFCYRQPEDTAPGAEPLFTIAINKDTQVRAEELGQAAGGPFTLSIRNQDGEEEVTHTLQAESRGALQSWMEALWQLFFDMSQWKQCCDEIMKIETPAPRKPPQVLAKQRSLYHEMAIEPLDDIAAVTDILAQREGARLETPPPWLAMFTDQPALPGPCSPASVAPAPARIHSLPWGRPRTFSLDAVPPDHSPGASRLVAPRPLQRSPRSRGLCAKGPPHTWLQSPV
- the RTKN gene encoding rhotekin isoform X1 codes for the protein MFSRNHRSRVTVARGSALEMEFKRGRFRLSLLSDPPEDTELQRKLDHEIRMREGACKLLAACSQREQALEATKSLLVCNSRILNYMGELQRRKEAQVLKKTGRRPSDSGPPTERSPCRGQICISDLRIPLMWKDTEYFKNKGDLHRWAVFLLLQIGEHIQDTEMILVDRTLTDISFQNNVLFAEAGPDFELRLELYGACVEEEGALAGAPKRLATKLSSSLGRSSGRRVRASLETSGGSGSSPILLPTPAVGGPRYHLLAHTTLTLAAVQDGFRTHDLTLATAEENPAWLPLYGSVCCRLVAQPLCMTQPTASGALRVQQAGEPQDWVQVHGVLKGTNLFCYRQPEDTAPGAEPLFTIAINKDTQVRAEELGQAAGGPFTLSIRNQDGEEEVTHTLQAESRGALQSWMEALWQLFFDMSQWKQCCDEIMKIETPAPRKPPQVLAKQRSLYHEMAIEPLDDIAAVTDILAQREGARLETPPPWLAMFTDQPALPGPCSPASVAPAPARIHSLPWGRPRTFSLDAVPPDHSPGASRLVAPRPLQRSPRSRGLCAKGPPHTWLQSPV
- the WDR54 gene encoding WD repeat-containing protein 54 isoform X2, giving the protein MFRRERSIPLRGSAAALCNNLSVLPLPTRSLTHFGVVHGPSAQLLSAAPEGAPLAQRQLHAKEGAGVSPPLITQIHWCVLPFRVLLVLTSHRGIQMYESDGSVMVYWHALDAGDASLGTWSGRVLVFDIPTKGPNIVLSEELARHQTPITDIATEPAQGQDCVADTVTADDSGLLCVWRSGPKFKLLTQIPGFGAPCSSVQLWQGTVAAGYGNGQVRLYEASTGTLHVQISAHARAVCALDLAPEAGKLLSAAEDTFIHIWKLSRNPEDGYIEVEHCHGECVPDTQICGARFCDLSGSSFAVTGYDLAEILRFSSM
- the WDR54 gene encoding WD repeat-containing protein 54 isoform X1 — protein: MFRRERSIPLRGSAAALCNNLSVLPLPTRSLTHFGVVHGPSAQLLSAAPEGAPLAQRQLHAKEGAGVSPPLITQIHWCVLPFRVLLVLTSHRGIQMYESDGSVMVYWHALDAGDASLVQAVFARGIAASGHYICVGTWSGRVLVFDIPTKGPNIVLSEELARHQTPITDIATEPAQGQDCVADTVTADDSGLLCVWRSGPKFKLLTQIPGFGAPCSSVQLWQGTVAAGYGNGQVRLYEASTGTLHVQISAHARAVCALDLAPEAGKLLSAAEDTFIHIWKLSRNPEDGYIEVEHCHGECVPDTQICGARFCDLSGSSFAVTGYDLAEILRFSSM